A region from the Riemerella anatipestifer genome encodes:
- a CDS encoding aminotransferase class I/II-fold pyridoxal phosphate-dependent enzyme produces the protein MNIPKRLLDKISERKEKNAWRVLTEYTGEYVDFFSNDYLGFSKEVVLEDDKVASYPKALGGSTGSRLLSGNLSIFREAEEVIKDFHQSEAALIFNSGYNANLGVLSALPQRNDWVLYDELSHASIRDGIRLSYAQSKKFKHNDLEDLENLLKTKKETSVTGEIYIVTESVFSMDGDAPDIEALLNLAQRYGAYVIIDEAHALGVFGEYGSGLSQVWCQHSALLCRVVTFGKGLGCHGAAVLCSELLREYLINFARSFIYTTALDRYSVYSILKGYKALKTQTHQREKLLANITFFKREVERLGLSDYFIPSVAPIQGMLVQGNSQAKLLSKTLEENGYIAKAILSPTVPEGKERLRFCIHAYNTPSEITGALEIAHDFIISNVKK, from the coding sequence ATGAATATTCCCAAAAGATTGTTAGATAAAATTTCCGAACGAAAAGAAAAAAATGCGTGGCGAGTGTTAACGGAATACACAGGCGAATATGTAGATTTTTTTTCTAATGATTATCTAGGTTTTTCTAAAGAAGTTGTGTTAGAAGATGATAAAGTTGCTTCGTATCCAAAGGCATTGGGAGGCTCTACGGGGTCTAGACTATTGTCTGGTAATCTGTCTATTTTCAGAGAAGCGGAAGAGGTTATCAAAGACTTTCATCAGTCGGAAGCAGCTCTTATTTTCAATTCGGGATATAATGCTAATTTAGGCGTGCTTAGTGCTTTACCTCAAAGGAATGATTGGGTATTGTATGATGAACTTTCTCACGCTTCCATACGAGATGGCATTCGGTTGTCTTACGCACAATCTAAAAAGTTTAAACATAACGATTTAGAAGATTTAGAAAATTTACTTAAAACCAAAAAAGAAACATCAGTTACAGGAGAGATTTACATCGTTACAGAATCTGTTTTCTCTATGGACGGCGATGCTCCTGATATTGAAGCCCTGCTCAATCTTGCTCAACGCTATGGAGCTTATGTTATCATAGACGAGGCTCACGCTTTGGGTGTTTTTGGGGAGTATGGGAGCGGGCTAAGCCAAGTATGGTGTCAGCATTCGGCTTTGCTTTGTAGGGTGGTTACTTTTGGTAAAGGTCTAGGGTGTCACGGTGCGGCGGTGCTTTGTTCGGAATTGTTGAGAGAATATCTTATCAACTTTGCGAGGAGTTTTATTTATACTACGGCTTTGGATAGGTATTCGGTGTACTCTATTTTAAAGGGATATAAAGCACTTAAAACTCAAACCCACCAAAGAGAAAAATTACTCGCGAATATTACTTTTTTTAAAAGAGAAGTAGAACGCCTAGGGCTTAGTGATTACTTTATTCCTAGTGTTGCACCTATACAAGGTATGCTGGTACAGGGCAATAGTCAAGCTAAACTATTGTCTAAAACTTTGGAAGAAAACGGCTACATTGCCAAAGCGATACTCTCGCCTACCGTTCCCGAAGGTAAGGAACGATTGAGATTTTGCATACACGCTTACAACACACCTTCGGAGATAACGGGAGCTTTAGAAATTGCCCACGATTTTATCATTTCTAATGTAAAGAAATAA